One window of Pleurodeles waltl isolate 20211129_DDA chromosome 3_1, aPleWal1.hap1.20221129, whole genome shotgun sequence genomic DNA carries:
- the LOC138284702 gene encoding gap junction beta-3 protein-like codes for MDWKTFQALLSGVNKYSTAFGRIWLSVVFVFRVLVYVVAAEKVWGDEQKEFDCNTRQPGCTNVCYDHYFPISHIRLWALQLIFVTCPSLLVIMHVAYRDDREKKNQLKNGENCSKLYSNTGKKHGGLWWTYLLSLFFKTGIEITFLFILHKMWDSFDIPRLVKCTNVDPCPNIVDCYIARPTEKKVFTYFMVAASAICIVLSTCEIFYLIFKRFVRCAQKYKKKTNHSVTYSKASTCHCHMKLENMETKPKNKDQDSLRASAPDLTSV; via the coding sequence ATGGACTGGAAGACCTTCCAAGCATTGCTGAGCGGCGTGAACAAGTACTCAACTGCTTTTGGTCGCATCTGGCTGTCTGTAGTCTTTGTCTTCCGTGTGCTGGTCTATGTGGTGGCAGCAGAGAAGGTCTGGGGGGACGAGCAGAAAGAGTTTGACTGCAACACCAGGCAGCCCGGCTGCACTAACGTGTGCTATGACCACTATTTTCCAATCTCCCACATCAGGCTATGGGCCCTACAGCTTATATTTGTCACCTGCCCATCTCTGCTGGTCATCATGCATGTAGCCTACAGGGATGACCGGGAGAAGAAAAACCAGCTAAAGAATGGAGAGAACTGCTCCAAACTATATTCCAATACTGGCAAGAAACACGGTGGACTGTGGTGGACCTACCTTCTTAGCCTGTTTTTCAAGACGGGCATTGagatcaccttcctcttcatcctgCATAAGATGTGGGACAGCTTTGACATCCCCCGGCTGGTCAAGTGCACCAACGTAGACCCCTGCCCAAACATAGTTGATTGCTACATTGCTAGACCCACTGAAAAGAAGGTCTTCACCTATTTCATGGTGGCTGCCTCTGCCATCTGCATTGTGCTGAGCACCTGCGAAATTTTCTACCTGATCTTCAAGAGGTTCGTCCGCTGTGCGCAGAAGTACAAGAAGAAGACCAATCATTCCGTTACCTACAGCAAGGCCTCCACCTGCCACTGTCACATGAAACTTGAAAACATGGAGACAAAACCAAAGAACAAGGACCAAGATTCACTTCGAGCCTCTGCACCAGACCTCACATCAGTTTAA